The following coding sequences lie in one Arachis hypogaea cultivar Tifrunner chromosome 9, arahy.Tifrunner.gnm2.J5K5, whole genome shotgun sequence genomic window:
- the LOC112709293 gene encoding uncharacterized protein, with protein MDPCVRGGVQTLQRDPGSTPVLGKPKVGEPLYLYLAKTKEALAAVLVREEGKAQQQIYFVSALQGAEPRYNKLEKLALALLTSSRILRQYFQGHQIVVKTDQRIHQGLKKRLGDKKGAWADELTSVLWSYRITEQSSTEETPFRLTYGVDAMIPVEIGEPSPRLLLKGVEKAMEKDLVDEVREMAHLTEVALKQRMTLRYNAKVLKREFGKNDLVLRHNDIGLPTQGEGKLASNWEGPYRVKEVLGKGAYKLEKLDGKEIPRTWNVGNLRRFYS; from the exons ATGGACCCCTGCGTGCGAGGAGGCGTTCAAACACTTCAAAGAGATCCTGGCAGCACCCCCGTGCTTGGGAAGCCCAAGGTCGGAGAACCACTTTACCTATACCTGGCCAAAACAAAGGAGGCACTTGCAGCAGTCTTGGTGAGGGAAGAAGGAAAGGCCCAACAGCAAATCTACTTCGTAAGTGCGCTACAAGGAGCAGAACCGCGGTACAACAAACTGGAAAAACTGGCACTGGCACTCTTGACCTCTTCCCGCATACTAAGGCAATACTTCCAAGGCCACCAGATCGTTGTGAAGACAGACCAGAGAATCCATCAA GGCCTCAAGAAGCGGCTGGGTGACAAAAAAGGCGCATGGGCCGATGAACTCACTTCAGTCCTTTGGTCTTACCGAATAACAGAGCAGTCCTCCACGGAAGAAACCCCCTTCCGCCTGACATACGGGGTGGACGCGATGATACCCGTGGAAATCGGCGAGCCGAGCCCGCGGCTACTTCTAAAGGGAGTAGAAAAAGCAATGGAGAAAGACCTAGTAGATGAGGTCAGAGAGATGGCCCATTTGACAGAAGTAGCACTGAAGCAGAGAATGACCCTGCGTTACAACGCCAAAGTGCTCAAGAGGGAGTTCGGAAAAAATGACCTGGTCTTGCGACACAACGACATAGGGCTACCGACCCAAGGGGAAGGAAAACTAGCGTCAaattgggaaggcccctacagggtCAAAGAGGTGCTCGGCAAAGGCGCCTACAAATTGGAGAAGCTCGATGGCAAGGAGATACCGAGAACATGGAATGTAGGTAACTTGAGGAGATTTTATTCCTAA
- the LOC112709292 gene encoding uncharacterized protein, protein MGATPFYHSILEVRLPKHFDKLMDMRYDGTQDPQEHLTAFEARMNLEGVRDEVRCRAFPVTLAGPAIRWFNSLPQRSVAGFSDISRAFLAQFTTRIAKAKHPINLLGITQKTGETTRKYLYRFNDECLEIEGLTDSVAILCLTNGLLNEDFRKHLTTKLIWTMQEIQIVAHEYINDEEVSQVVAANKRQPSYT, encoded by the coding sequence ATGGGCGCTACCCCATTCTATCATTCCATTCTCGAAGTCCGGTTGCCAAAGCACTTTGACAAACTAATGGACATGAGGTATGACGGAACTCAAGACCCGCAGGAGCATctcacggccttcgaggccagaatgaacTTGGAGGGAGTGAGAGACGAAGTAAGGTGCCGCGCCTTCCCGGTCACCCTAGCAGGCCCTGCGATACGATGGTTCAATAGCCTCCCCCAGCGCTCCGTGGCCGGCTTCTCGGATATCAGTCGCGCCTTCTTAGCACAATTCACTACCAGAATCGCAAAGGCAAAACACCCGATCAATCTGCTCGGCATCACTCAAAAAACTGGCGAGACGACCAGGAAATACCTATAtcgcttcaacgacgaatgcttggaGATTGAGGGGTTAACTGATTCGGTGGCCATTCTCTGCCTGACGAACGGGCTCCTTAACGAGGACTTCAGAAAGCACCTCACCACAAAGCTAATATGGACGATGCAAGAAATCCAAATCGTAGCCCATGAATACATTAACGATGAGGAAGTCAGTCAAGTTGTGGCTGCTAACAAGCGGCAACCCTCTTACACTTAA
- the LOC112709290 gene encoding uncharacterized protein, with protein sequence MVAETTEKIKKIRERILTAQSRQKSYADQRRKLLEFEVGEHVFLRVTPTTGIGITIKTKKLNPRYIRPFEILRHFGPVAYQVALPPHLSNLHDVFHVSQLRKYMSDAPHVLEPETVELRENLTFQETPVRIDNTSVNKL encoded by the coding sequence ATGGTAGCAGAGACTACggagaagattaagaaaataCGAGAAAGGATTTTGACTGCTCAGAGTCGACAAAAAAGTTATGCGGATCAAAGAAGGAAACTGTTAGAGTTTGAAGTAGGAGAGCATGTGTTCCTCCGAGTTACACCCACAACTGGGATTGGAATAACAATCAAGACCAAGAAGTTGAATCCAAGGTATATAAGACCGTTTGAGATCCTAAGGCATTTCGGGCCGGTGGCATACCAAGTGGCTTTGCCACCTCACCTATCTAACCTACATGACGTGTTCCACGTGTCACAACTCCGTAAGTACATGTCGGACGCGCCTCATGTGTTGGAGCCTGAAACGGTCGAGTTGAGGGAGAACTTGACTTTCCAAGAGACACCGGTTAGAATTGACAACACCAGTGTAAATAAGCTGTGA